From a region of the Plodia interpunctella isolate USDA-ARS_2022_Savannah chromosome 13, ilPloInte3.2, whole genome shotgun sequence genome:
- the LOC128674949 gene encoding pyridoxine/pyridoxamine 5'-phosphate oxidase-like isoform X1 → MGSRQLFRSVTFTTSVNLSRKMSIDIGGMRIKYKDKKDTFLEKHLVSREPFGQFKAWFEEACGRKEILEPNAMCLATSSKEGYPSARFVLLKGYGKEGYKFFTNYGSRKAREMNENPKVAATFYWEVLNRSVRIEGHVEKLSKEESTRYFHTRPVPSQIAACASFQSTPIESRDILCEREKVLEADYLIPGKEVPKPDYWGGYIIRPRAVEFWQGQRDRLHDRIKFRKPKEGEVPDGKLLHQGDDGWVFERLSP, encoded by the exons ATGGGATCTAGGCAACTGTTTCGCTCTGTAACTTTTACCACATCGGTGAATTTATCACGGAAAATGAGCATCGATATTGGAG GAATGAGAATTAAATATAAGGAtaagaaagatacatttttaGAGAAGCATCTAGTTTCAAGAGAGCCATTTGGACAATTTAAAGCATGGTTTGAAGAAGCCTGTGGCAGGAAAGAGATTTTAGAGCCCAATGCTATGTGTCTGGCAACCTCATCTAA AGAAGGATATCCCTCAGCAAGATTTGTTCTTTTGAAGGGTTATGGAAAGGAAGGTTATAAATTCTTTACTAACTATGGGAGTAGGAAAGCAAGGGAAATG aatgaAAATCCAAAAGTAGCTGCCACATTTTACTGGGAAGTATTGAACAGATCAGTAAGAATTGAGGGTCATGTAGAGAAACTCTCAAAAGAAGAATCCACAAGATATTTCCATACTCGTCCTGTACCAAGTCAAATAGCAGCTTGTGCCAGTTTCCAAAGCACTCCAATAGAGTCCAGGGATATATTGTGCGAAAGAGAAAAAGTATTAGAAGCAGATTATTTGATACCAGGAAAAGAAGTTCCTAAACCAGATTATTG GGGTGGCTACATCATTCGTCCTAGGGCAGTGGAGTTTTGGCAAGGTCAGAGGGACAGGCTACATGACAGAATAAAGTTCAGGAAGCCAAAGGAGGGAGAAGTGCCTGATGGCAAGCTACTGCACCAGGGAGATGATGGCTGGGTGTTTGAAAGACTTTCTCCTTAA
- the LOC128674949 gene encoding pyridoxine/pyridoxamine 5'-phosphate oxidase-like isoform X2, whose amino-acid sequence MRIKYKDKKDTFLEKHLVSREPFGQFKAWFEEACGRKEILEPNAMCLATSSKEGYPSARFVLLKGYGKEGYKFFTNYGSRKAREMNENPKVAATFYWEVLNRSVRIEGHVEKLSKEESTRYFHTRPVPSQIAACASFQSTPIESRDILCEREKVLEADYLIPGKEVPKPDYWGGYIIRPRAVEFWQGQRDRLHDRIKFRKPKEGEVPDGKLLHQGDDGWVFERLSP is encoded by the exons ATGAGAATTAAATATAAGGAtaagaaagatacatttttaGAGAAGCATCTAGTTTCAAGAGAGCCATTTGGACAATTTAAAGCATGGTTTGAAGAAGCCTGTGGCAGGAAAGAGATTTTAGAGCCCAATGCTATGTGTCTGGCAACCTCATCTAA AGAAGGATATCCCTCAGCAAGATTTGTTCTTTTGAAGGGTTATGGAAAGGAAGGTTATAAATTCTTTACTAACTATGGGAGTAGGAAAGCAAGGGAAATG aatgaAAATCCAAAAGTAGCTGCCACATTTTACTGGGAAGTATTGAACAGATCAGTAAGAATTGAGGGTCATGTAGAGAAACTCTCAAAAGAAGAATCCACAAGATATTTCCATACTCGTCCTGTACCAAGTCAAATAGCAGCTTGTGCCAGTTTCCAAAGCACTCCAATAGAGTCCAGGGATATATTGTGCGAAAGAGAAAAAGTATTAGAAGCAGATTATTTGATACCAGGAAAAGAAGTTCCTAAACCAGATTATTG GGGTGGCTACATCATTCGTCCTAGGGCAGTGGAGTTTTGGCAAGGTCAGAGGGACAGGCTACATGACAGAATAAAGTTCAGGAAGCCAAAGGAGGGAGAAGTGCCTGATGGCAAGCTACTGCACCAGGGAGATGATGGCTGGGTGTTTGAAAGACTTTCTCCTTAA
- the SrpRbeta gene encoding signal recognition particle receptor subunit beta, translating to MESEVVKEKIQTEPMLNDPRYITLLSVIVLVFTLVFWWCFTRRRHARRSVLLTGLSDSGKTLLFVQLSYSQYRQTFTSMKENVEEYITSNNTLKLVDLPGQERLRNKFFDQYKNSAKAIIYVVDSVTIQKEIRDVAEYLYTILVDPVVQNNSPSVLILCNKQDQPLAKGSQVIKSLLEKELNLVRVTKSSQLQSVDPGQSNNSTYLGKLGKDFEFSHLSCRVDVAESSASTGDDDDPSNIKVVQDWISRL from the exons ATGGAGTCTGAAGTAGTCAAGGAGAAAATACAAACTGAGCCAATGTTGAACGACCCTCGATACATAACCTTACTCAGTGTTATTGTACTTGTGTTTAccttag TATTTTGGTGGTGCTTCACTCGGAGGCGCCATGCGCGCAGATCAGTCTTGTTGACTGGTCTCTCCGATTCCGGCAAGACATTACTGTTTGTGCAACTCTCTTACTCGCAATACAGACAAACCTTTACTTCAATGAAAGAGAATGTGGAAGAGTACATCACAAGTAAT AACACATTGAAGCTAGTTGATTTACCTGGGCAAGAGAGACTACGTAACAAATTCTTTGACCAATATAAGAACAGTGCTAAAGCAATCATTTATGTTGTTGATTCTGTCACAATTCAAAAGGAAATACGAGATGTTGCTGA atacTTGTATACAATATTAGTGGATCCAGTAGTGCAAAATAACAGTCCATCAGTTCTAATCCTGTGCAACAAACAGGACCAACCTCTCGCTAAGGGTAGTCAGGTCATTAAGAGTCTCCTTGAAAAAGAACT TAATCTGGTACGTGTAACGAAGTCCAGCCAGCTGCAGTCTGTAGACCCCGGGCAGTCTAACAACTCCACATACCTGGGCAAGCTCGGCAAAGACTTCGAGTTCTCCCACTTGAGCTGCCGAGTCGACGTCGCTGAGAGCTCGGCCTCCACCGGTGACGACGACGACCCATCTAACATCAAGGTCGTACAAGATTGGATCTCAAGACtttaa
- the LOC128674948 gene encoding histidine protein methyltransferase 1 homolog, giving the protein MSFKFNFSGEDVAESSTTDTLYIPWFDCKEVVPTNQMEELDSIVKHAKMFICGDVEIGHVVTSEAIANILSTNDTYNATECAEKDHSDLVVGKYEGGLKIWECTYDLVEYLINNSDKINFVSARVLDLGCGAGILGIYAFINGANVTFQDYNQEVLEHVTIPNVLLNIEEEEDTAKLLKRCRFYSGDWASFNNKYDESEMYDLILTSETIYNDNNYDKLINIFIKRLSKTGAVYLAAKTCYFGVGGGVRQFEQKLENNGALQSEICWKSTGGIQREILKITHKL; this is encoded by the exons atgtcATTTAAGTTCAACTTTTCGGGAGAAGATGTGGCAGAATCGTCTA caacAGATACTTTATACATACCTTGGTTTGACTGTAAAGAAGTTGTTCCAACAAATCAAATGGAAGAATTAGATAGCATAGTCAAACAtgctaaaatgtttatatgtgGAGATGTTGAAATAGGTCATGTTGTCACTAGTGAAGCTATTGCTAACATTTTAAGTACAAATGATACATATAATGCTACAGAATGTGCTGAAAAAGATCATAGTGACCTTGTTGTTGGCAAATATGAAG GAGGTCTAAAGATATGGGAATGTACATATGATCTGGTTGAATATCTGATAAATAATTctgataaaatcaattttgtgtCTGCCAGAGTTTTGGATCTAGGATGTGGAGCTGGTATTTTAGGAATATATGCCTTTATAAATGGAGCAAATGTAACATTTCAAGATTAT aatCAAGAAGTCTTGGAACATGTGACAATACCAAATGTCTTACTAAACATTGAGGAGGAAGAAGATACTGCAAAATTGCTAAAAAGATGTAGATTTTATTCTGGCGACTGGGCTtcttttaataacaaatatgatGAAAGTGAGATGTATGACCTCATACTCACATCTGAAactatttataatgataacaattatgacaaactcataaacattttcataaagaGACTAAGTAAAACTGGAGCAGTGTACTTAGCAGCTAAGACATGTTATTTTGGTGTGGGAGGTGGTGTGAGGCAATTTGAACAAAAACTGGAAAACAATGGGGCATTACAAAGTGAAATCTGTTGGAAAAGTACAGGTGGTATACAaagagaaattttaaaaataactcacaaattataa